In Pelmatolapia mariae isolate MD_Pm_ZW linkage group LG8, Pm_UMD_F_2, whole genome shotgun sequence, one genomic interval encodes:
- the mettl9 gene encoding methyltransferase-like protein 9 isoform X1 — protein MCPLQLRTLLFVGWVVGYVAFLLSIRRMWTGKYIRNPVVRSLLVNMLSDLDTIDVTKWYRCNPDQLEESLRPLFIQNQLDVDTRAFVEQSEEKSTYLFTQVYYSLVSTILSPLVSRTSINGFLGRGSMFVFSKNQFQQLLRIEPDWVADRLLDLGAGDGGVTKVMAPHFTEVYVTEVSLTMKRRLRKKKFKLLGIDAWQETGFKYDVISCLNLLDRCDDPLHLLKDIRQSLVPGTGRLIVAAVIPFQPWLEIGGRWERPREYIKIQGKTWEEQVNSLTNEVFRKVGFEVESFTRLPYLCEGDIARDYYLLDDAVFVLKSSDDQVAAP, from the exons ATGTGTCCTCTGCAGCTGAGGACGTTGCTTTTTGTAGGGTGGGTCGTAGGTTACGTCGCCTTTCTGCTCTCAATCAGGAGGATGTGGACCGGGAAGTACATCCGAAATCCGGTTGTCCGCTCTCTCCTGGTGAACATGCTGAGCGACCTGGATACGATAGACGTTACAAAG TGGTACAGGTGCAATCCTGACCAACTGGAAGAATCACTGCGACCACTGTTTATCCAAAACCAGCTGGATGTGGACACCAGGGCTTTTGTGGAACAGAGTGAAGAGAAGTCTACCTATCTCTTCACCCAAGTCTATTATTCTCTCGTCTCAACTATCCTCAGCCCGCTGGTATCACGTACCTCCATTAATGG GTTTCTGGGTCGCGGCTCTATGTTCGTGTTTTCCAAGAACCAGTTCCAGCAGCTGCTGCGGATCGAGCCAGACTGGGTGGCTGACAGGCTATTGGACCTCGGCGCGGGGGATGGTGGCGTTACAAAGGTGATGGCACCACATTTCACAGAGGTCTATGTAACTGAAGTGTCATTGACCATGAAAAGGCGTCTCCGCAAGAAGAAATTCAA ACTGCTGGGGATAGATGCGTGGCAGGAGACAGGCTTTAAGTATGACGTGATCAGCTGTTTGAACCTTCTCGACCGCTGCGACGATCCCCTGCATCTCCTGAAGGACATCCGACAATCACTGGTTCCAGGGACAGGAAGACTCATCGTGGCTGCTGTGATTCCTTTCCAACCTTGGCTAGAAATCG GAGGGAGATGGGAGCGTCCCAGGGAATACATAAAAATTCAAGGCAAGACTTGGGAGGAGCAAGTAAACAGTCTTACAAATGAGGTTTTCCGAAAGGTGGGGTTTGAGGTGGAGTCCTTCACCCGATTGCCATATCTCTGCGAAGGGGACATAGCAAGAGATTACTACCTTCTTGATGATGCAGTTTTTGTTCTAAAGTCCTCAGATGATCAAGTGGCTGCTCCATGA
- the mettl9 gene encoding methyltransferase-like protein 9 isoform X3: MWTGKYIRNPVVRSLLVNMLSDLDTIDVTKWYRCNPDQLEESLRPLFIQNQLDVDTRAFVEQSEEKSTYLFTQVYYSLVSTILSPLVSRTSINGFLGRGSMFVFSKNQFQQLLRIEPDWVADRLLDLGAGDGGVTKVMAPHFTEVYVTEVSLTMKRRLRKKKFKLLGIDAWQETGFKYDVISCLNLLDRCDDPLHLLKDIRQSLVPGTGRLIVAAVIPFQPWLEIGGRWERPREYIKIQGKTWEEQVNSLTNEVFRKVGFEVESFTRLPYLCEGDIARDYYLLDDAVFVLKSSDDQVAAP; the protein is encoded by the exons ATGTGGACCGGGAAGTACATCCGAAATCCGGTTGTCCGCTCTCTCCTGGTGAACATGCTGAGCGACCTGGATACGATAGACGTTACAAAG TGGTACAGGTGCAATCCTGACCAACTGGAAGAATCACTGCGACCACTGTTTATCCAAAACCAGCTGGATGTGGACACCAGGGCTTTTGTGGAACAGAGTGAAGAGAAGTCTACCTATCTCTTCACCCAAGTCTATTATTCTCTCGTCTCAACTATCCTCAGCCCGCTGGTATCACGTACCTCCATTAATGG GTTTCTGGGTCGCGGCTCTATGTTCGTGTTTTCCAAGAACCAGTTCCAGCAGCTGCTGCGGATCGAGCCAGACTGGGTGGCTGACAGGCTATTGGACCTCGGCGCGGGGGATGGTGGCGTTACAAAGGTGATGGCACCACATTTCACAGAGGTCTATGTAACTGAAGTGTCATTGACCATGAAAAGGCGTCTCCGCAAGAAGAAATTCAA ACTGCTGGGGATAGATGCGTGGCAGGAGACAGGCTTTAAGTATGACGTGATCAGCTGTTTGAACCTTCTCGACCGCTGCGACGATCCCCTGCATCTCCTGAAGGACATCCGACAATCACTGGTTCCAGGGACAGGAAGACTCATCGTGGCTGCTGTGATTCCTTTCCAACCTTGGCTAGAAATCG GAGGGAGATGGGAGCGTCCCAGGGAATACATAAAAATTCAAGGCAAGACTTGGGAGGAGCAAGTAAACAGTCTTACAAATGAGGTTTTCCGAAAGGTGGGGTTTGAGGTGGAGTCCTTCACCCGATTGCCATATCTCTGCGAAGGGGACATAGCAAGAGATTACTACCTTCTTGATGATGCAGTTTTTGTTCTAAAGTCCTCAGATGATCAAGTGGCTGCTCCATGA
- the mettl9 gene encoding methyltransferase-like protein 9 isoform X2, translated as MVTGLVESSACPRRRMWTGKYIRNPVVRSLLVNMLSDLDTIDVTKWYRCNPDQLEESLRPLFIQNQLDVDTRAFVEQSEEKSTYLFTQVYYSLVSTILSPLVSRTSINGFLGRGSMFVFSKNQFQQLLRIEPDWVADRLLDLGAGDGGVTKVMAPHFTEVYVTEVSLTMKRRLRKKKFKLLGIDAWQETGFKYDVISCLNLLDRCDDPLHLLKDIRQSLVPGTGRLIVAAVIPFQPWLEIGGRWERPREYIKIQGKTWEEQVNSLTNEVFRKVGFEVESFTRLPYLCEGDIARDYYLLDDAVFVLKSSDDQVAAP; from the exons ATGGTAACAGGCCTTGTTGAATCCTCCGCTTGCCCCCGCAG GAGGATGTGGACCGGGAAGTACATCCGAAATCCGGTTGTCCGCTCTCTCCTGGTGAACATGCTGAGCGACCTGGATACGATAGACGTTACAAAG TGGTACAGGTGCAATCCTGACCAACTGGAAGAATCACTGCGACCACTGTTTATCCAAAACCAGCTGGATGTGGACACCAGGGCTTTTGTGGAACAGAGTGAAGAGAAGTCTACCTATCTCTTCACCCAAGTCTATTATTCTCTCGTCTCAACTATCCTCAGCCCGCTGGTATCACGTACCTCCATTAATGG GTTTCTGGGTCGCGGCTCTATGTTCGTGTTTTCCAAGAACCAGTTCCAGCAGCTGCTGCGGATCGAGCCAGACTGGGTGGCTGACAGGCTATTGGACCTCGGCGCGGGGGATGGTGGCGTTACAAAGGTGATGGCACCACATTTCACAGAGGTCTATGTAACTGAAGTGTCATTGACCATGAAAAGGCGTCTCCGCAAGAAGAAATTCAA ACTGCTGGGGATAGATGCGTGGCAGGAGACAGGCTTTAAGTATGACGTGATCAGCTGTTTGAACCTTCTCGACCGCTGCGACGATCCCCTGCATCTCCTGAAGGACATCCGACAATCACTGGTTCCAGGGACAGGAAGACTCATCGTGGCTGCTGTGATTCCTTTCCAACCTTGGCTAGAAATCG GAGGGAGATGGGAGCGTCCCAGGGAATACATAAAAATTCAAGGCAAGACTTGGGAGGAGCAAGTAAACAGTCTTACAAATGAGGTTTTCCGAAAGGTGGGGTTTGAGGTGGAGTCCTTCACCCGATTGCCATATCTCTGCGAAGGGGACATAGCAAGAGATTACTACCTTCTTGATGATGCAGTTTTTGTTCTAAAGTCCTCAGATGATCAAGTGGCTGCTCCATGA